The following coding sequences lie in one Pelobacter seleniigenes DSM 18267 genomic window:
- a CDS encoding multicopper oxidase domain-containing protein yields the protein MLEKRCSRSKRWGILSVSMILVMAWISATTMAAPLPGGTLDPLTIPKYVQPLVIPPEMPTATVQPAVPGVDPNNIPAAKYNIAVRQFQQQILPGGVWNTVNGRSDAFPPTPIWSYGPEQDLPPPGYVAPAALGSPGANYNYPAFTVENLSNSPTTVRWINDLKDPVTGNYLPHILTNTVDQTLHWANPTGTGCVDSGLPQQTDCATLNPAPYTGPVPIVTHVHGAHVNPESDGYPEAWWLPAANNIPAGYITTGTLYTQYDSSTGAVQDYKNTVDFDPVPGAAFYSYENSQPAATLWYHDHALGMTRLNVYAGPAGFWLIRGSYDAPTTTGGAPAVLPGPAPSGMADPNFDPAVRQTIREIPIVIQDRSFNTDGSLFYPNTRAFFDGFNGPYVGDANAGSDIAPIWNPEAFFNTMVVNGTTWPQFEVAPAKYRFRLLNGSNSRFINLSMFEVIPTPFVNQVDAALIRLINRLAVRFPARAARLQARLVAAQNQRPVRYGIEVPFYQIGGDQGFLPNVVMIQTGSAAVLPGDGTIPAPVPLPDPMQALLMAPAERADVIVDFSGLPNGTIVRVLNTAPDAPFGGFPDIPADPATSGQVMQFVVNNALTVLADATTTSPLALTMNAEPDITATASVTRQLSLNEEESAQVCVTVGPTGAITTVATFPAPNPNIVADCAALGAVPQAPKAALLGTIGSDPLVANSPLASSPMLWRDPVTENPALNSTENWDFYNLTVDGHPIHMHLVRYEIVHRQLFDPLSPTFAPIGAPIPPLPNELGMKDTVLTYPGEITRVKATFDIPGLYVWHCHIVEHEDNEMMRPYYVGTKPQGFPVP from the coding sequence ATGCTTGAAAAAAGATGCAGCAGAAGCAAACGATGGGGGATTCTTTCAGTCTCCATGATTCTGGTTATGGCCTGGATTTCCGCTACGACCATGGCCGCCCCGTTACCGGGAGGAACCCTGGATCCGCTGACCATCCCCAAGTATGTGCAACCGCTGGTTATTCCCCCTGAAATGCCCACCGCCACCGTACAGCCAGCAGTTCCGGGCGTTGACCCGAACAACATCCCTGCGGCCAAATACAACATTGCGGTTCGCCAATTCCAGCAGCAGATTCTGCCCGGTGGAGTCTGGAACACAGTTAACGGACGCAGTGACGCGTTTCCACCAACCCCGATCTGGAGCTATGGCCCGGAACAGGATTTACCTCCTCCGGGGTATGTGGCCCCGGCAGCACTGGGAAGTCCGGGTGCGAATTACAACTATCCGGCCTTTACCGTTGAAAACCTTTCCAACAGCCCGACGACCGTGCGCTGGATCAATGATCTCAAAGATCCGGTCACCGGCAACTACCTTCCCCACATTCTGACCAATACCGTCGATCAGACCCTGCACTGGGCCAATCCGACCGGAACCGGCTGCGTTGACAGTGGCCTGCCGCAACAGACCGACTGTGCAACCCTTAATCCGGCGCCCTACACCGGACCGGTCCCGATTGTCACTCACGTCCACGGAGCCCATGTCAACCCAGAATCTGACGGTTATCCGGAAGCCTGGTGGCTGCCGGCAGCCAACAACATCCCGGCCGGGTACATCACCACCGGGACTCTCTACACCCAGTACGACAGCTCCACCGGTGCCGTCCAGGATTATAAAAATACGGTCGATTTCGATCCGGTTCCGGGCGCAGCGTTTTACAGTTATGAAAACAGCCAGCCGGCAGCAACTCTCTGGTATCATGACCACGCCCTGGGCATGACCCGACTCAACGTCTATGCCGGCCCGGCCGGTTTCTGGCTGATCCGTGGCAGCTACGATGCTCCCACCACGACCGGTGGCGCCCCTGCCGTTTTACCAGGGCCTGCCCCAAGCGGCATGGCAGACCCGAACTTTGATCCAGCTGTCCGGCAGACCATTCGCGAGATCCCGATCGTGATCCAGGATCGTTCCTTTAATACCGACGGCTCCCTGTTCTACCCGAATACCCGGGCGTTCTTTGACGGCTTTAACGGCCCCTATGTCGGCGATGCCAATGCCGGCAGCGATATCGCGCCGATCTGGAACCCGGAAGCGTTTTTCAACACCATGGTGGTCAACGGCACCACTTGGCCTCAATTTGAGGTCGCGCCGGCCAAATACCGCTTCCGGCTGCTTAATGGCAGCAACTCACGCTTTATCAATCTGTCGATGTTTGAGGTGATCCCCACGCCATTTGTCAATCAGGTCGACGCAGCCTTAATTCGCCTGATCAATCGCCTTGCGGTCCGTTTCCCGGCCCGGGCAGCGCGTTTGCAGGCTCGCCTGGTGGCTGCCCAGAACCAACGTCCGGTTCGCTACGGGATTGAGGTTCCTTTTTATCAGATCGGTGGCGATCAGGGTTTCCTGCCTAACGTGGTCATGATCCAGACCGGTTCCGCAGCGGTCCTGCCCGGTGACGGAACGATCCCGGCCCCGGTACCACTGCCCGATCCGATGCAGGCGCTGTTGATGGCCCCGGCTGAACGCGCCGATGTTATCGTCGATTTCAGCGGTCTGCCGAACGGAACCATTGTCCGCGTACTCAACACCGCGCCGGACGCCCCCTTTGGCGGGTTCCCGGATATCCCGGCTGATCCGGCCACCTCCGGCCAGGTCATGCAGTTTGTCGTCAATAATGCGCTGACCGTACTGGCAGATGCCACCACCACCTCACCGTTGGCTTTGACCATGAATGCCGAGCCGGATATTACGGCAACCGCTTCGGTCACCCGCCAATTGAGCCTGAATGAAGAAGAGTCCGCCCAGGTCTGCGTCACGGTCGGACCGACCGGGGCCATTACCACCGTGGCAACGTTCCCGGCCCCCAATCCGAATATCGTCGCGGACTGCGCTGCCTTAGGTGCGGTTCCCCAGGCGCCAAAAGCTGCCCTGCTGGGGACGATCGGGTCTGACCCGCTGGTCGCCAACAGCCCGCTAGCCAGTTCTCCGATGTTGTGGAGAGATCCGGTGACCGAAAACCCGGCCCTTAACTCAACGGAAAACTGGGATTTCTACAACCTGACGGTAGACGGCCATCCGATCCATATGCACCTGGTCCGTTACGAAATCGTTCATCGCCAGTTGTTTGATCCGCTCAGCCCGACCTTTGCCCCCATCGGCGCACCGATTCCGCCGTTGCCCAACGAACTCGGAATGAAGGA